One Brachybacterium kimchii genomic window carries:
- a CDS encoding GntR family transcriptional regulator, which produces MAARNDRESVFTTLRSEILEGELAPGAPLRETALASRFEVSRTPVRDALSRLEQAGLAVRAARGLAVRGVDPQVLLQAHDARIPLEEQIAGDAAVHRTVQDVLRLEALLDRDHALEDYDPAELARRDLAAHRALWTAAQNPVLSELLEALAVHLAPGASALLEVQGRWEDSLASRTEMLRAIGDRDAAAARAIARSRHEADREARLQLLREATIAEAARTEDEPRN; this is translated from the coding sequence ATGGCCGCCAGGAACGACCGCGAGAGCGTGTTCACGACGCTGCGCAGTGAGATCCTCGAGGGCGAGCTCGCCCCCGGCGCTCCCCTGCGTGAAACGGCTCTGGCCAGCCGTTTCGAGGTCTCGCGCACGCCCGTGCGCGATGCTCTGTCGCGGCTCGAGCAGGCGGGGTTGGCCGTGCGCGCGGCGCGCGGTCTCGCCGTGCGCGGCGTGGACCCCCAGGTGCTCCTGCAGGCGCACGACGCGCGCATCCCGCTCGAGGAGCAGATCGCCGGCGATGCCGCCGTGCACCGCACCGTGCAGGACGTGCTGCGGCTCGAGGCGCTCCTGGACCGCGACCACGCACTCGAGGACTACGACCCCGCCGAGCTCGCCCGCCGCGACCTCGCCGCCCATCGGGCGCTGTGGACCGCCGCGCAGAACCCGGTGCTCAGCGAGCTGCTGGAGGCCCTGGCGGTCCACCTGGCACCCGGAGCGAGCGCGCTGCTCGAGGTGCAGGGGCGCTGGGAGGACTCCCTGGCCTCCCGCACCGAGATGCTGCGGGCCATCGGCGACCGGGATGCGGCGGCAGCGCGCGCGATCGCCCGCTCACGCCACGAGGCCGATCGCGAGGCCCGTCTGCAGCTGCTGCGCGAGGCCACGATCGCCGAGGCCGCACGGACCGAGGACGAGCCCCGCAACTGA